attcacttgtgtaatagtggtagacataaaagaggctctatactaagggggggtacttaggtataggagggactttcatgagacctgagagctattatttgatagtgaattgactcctggattggtatcctccagacgcaggtgatgttcaccgaactgggttaacaatccctTGTGTTCTTTTATTTATGGTTATGTTTAGTTGTTAACGAGAAACATTTAACTCTGACTGTTGTGTATTATTGTTGTAGACGTTGGTGCAACATCTGTCCCATGTGTATACGAATtccaattggcatcagagcaggcaccccctgttctggttgggtgagctccagggagaacTAATTCGTTTCCAATGGACAACTCTTTGGAAGGTGGCTCAGTGAATAGACCACCTATTATGGATGGCACAAACTGTGATTACTGGAAGGCACGTATGACAGCGTTTCTCAAGTCCATCGACAGCAAGACATGGAAAGCAATTGTCAAAGGGTGGAAGCATCCTGTGATAACACCCAAGGAAGGGGAAACATCAACTGAGGGTGGAAAATTGAAACCTGAGGAGGACTGGAacaaggatgaagatgaagaagctcTGGGAAATCACAAAGCTCTAAATGCTATATTCAATGGTGTGGATAAGAACATGTTCAGATTGATTaacacatgtactgtggctaaagAGGCATGGGATATTCTCAAGACTGCTCATGAGGGTACATATAGAGTCAGAATGCCAAGGCTTCAAATCCTAACCACTCAGTTTGAAAACTtgaagatgaaggaagatgAAACTATCACTGATTTTCACATGACGCTACGTGATATGGAAAATTCATCTTTTGCTCTAGGTGAAAGAATGTCTGAGGAGAAGTTATTAAGAAAGATTCTGAGATCACTCCCCAAGAGATTTCAAATGAAGGTTACTGCAAtagaagaagctcaagatataAGCAGTCTTAAGGTGGATGAACTTATTGGATCCTTGATGACCTTTGAACTGTCTCAGGATGATAAACCTGACAAGAAGCATAAGAACATAGCCTTTGTCTCAAACACTGAAGCAGATGATGATCTATCTGAGAATGAAAGTGGTGAATCAGTCTCTGATACTATAGCGTTTTTGGCCAGAAAATTCAATAAGGTGCTAAAAAGATTGGAGAAGAGATCAAAGCCAAATGTGTAGGACAAGCGGTCTACCAATGCCAAAGGTCAGAACTTTCAGCGTCGTGGTAAAGATGAAGACAATCAAAATAAAACACGAggagttcaatgtcatgaatgtgaaggctTTGGTCATATCAGGTCAGAATGTCCTACATAtctgaagaaacaaaagaaagggaTGATCACTACATGCAGAGGTGTAGCCAGGAATTTCATTAGGGGGGGACTAGGATGTAAAGGAATATAATTTGTATGAAAATTTCAATtcttatcaaataaaaaatttgccAAAAAAAACACATAGGTATTTTGGTGTGAACAAAAAATTAGTTTAAGTGCAAGACATATTTAATAAAAGCATAAGAAATATAAGATTAGTTTGGGTGAAAAAGATACTAACCGGCGCATAAGTATTTTAGTAAGAGGTGGTTGGACAAGTTGCTCTACGGTTTCACGAATCAAAGCATCAATATTGATTCTTTCTTGTTCAATTCTCAAAGCTTTTGAAGGAGGTGGTTGGACAAGTTGCTCTACGGTTGATTGTGTTGGTTGTCCAACTTCAACGATATTTGAAATATTAATATCTATTGAAGTTGGTGAAACAAGTGAAGGTTGtgcttcttcatcatctctctcttttctcttaaaGTAAAAGtcaatcattttcttcttcttcatttttcaagctaataaaataaacaatttgAGTAAAACAataaagtttaaataaaacaatagaatgtgcaaataaaaaatgaattatataGTAAAGTTATCACTAGTGGAACAAAATTGATTATAATAACACAATACATGACTTTGATTATAACTTCGAAGTTCTTTCTTTATTTAATCATTTTCTTAACATTTAAATAAACAACTAACACTAACAAATTTAtcaaaaaacaacaaattaaaGCAATAACATAACAAGAAGGAAGCAACGAAAGCAAAAACTCTTTATTGAAGGCTAAATCTTAAAGGAGACTTTTTACAAACACTTGGTGTGCATATATTTTATCACTTTTTTTCAAACAAAACACAAGCACCACAAATCCAATCTCATATAATCAGACcaattaagcaacaaaaaaGAGAATTAAACCAATAAATTTGAGTTTGAACACATGAAAATTTGAATATCCATAGAAAGTGATATATGAAAAAGTATTAGCAAGAAAGAAAGTAGATTATAGAGAGGTTCTAAATGTTATACCAGCAAAATCTCTTGTTCTTTCTCTTTGCTTTATTTGAGTTGTTTCTTCAATGTCATAAATCCAATGAGACAATGAAGTTTTATTCTCCTTGCCTTTGGCCTTTTTCcttgtttctttcctttctctGTTCTTCCTGTTTCCTTACCAcgcttctgtttcttttttagaTGGTAGTGTCTTTGTTTTAAATTACATACTAGTGAGTGGGACCCACATACAtgttattaaaagaaaaaaaaaatagaagaagaagTGCTCAGGTAGTCACGTGCAGCGGTGCAGTAAATGGATATATAAGAAAACAAAGGGTGCCATGTTGCCTTCCCTCTCACTCACGTGTTGTGTCCCATGGGGGGTGACTAAATTCagcctcaatttttttttccttagaaATGATTGGAAGCCAGGGGTGACTAAGCACAGGGAAGTCACCCCTGTGCTTCCGCCACTGACTACATGGTCTAATGAGGAATCTGATGAAGAGATTGAGGATGAAAAAGCCAACAGAGTCATGTCCTTCACTGTCAAGTATGACTCAGGAGATGAAGCCAGTGATCTGGAATTATCTAATGAAAAACTGGGTGAAGCATACAAGCTCTTGCTTAAACGGTGGGAAGAATCGTGTGACTACGGTAGGAAGTTGGAAATTAAAGTAAAAAATctggagaaagaaaaagatagTCTTCATGTTTTTAATACTGACTTGCAAGAGGAAGTATCTGTTTTGAAATCCAAGATTGAAGGCATGGTGAAATTAGTACGCATGCTTAACAAATGAACTGATGTGCTggattttattttggagaaaggTAAGACATCCAAAGACATGAAAGGATTAGGGTACAATGAAGAAGCGGATACCAACGAGACTAAGAGGAAGGCAACTGAAGTCAAGTTTGTTCTTGCTAAAGAGAAATCTCCCTTCAGAATGCCTAGCCACATGGTTCATCAACCGGTTACCAAGGTACGTAATCAAATACCATATGTTTATCAACACAAACCTCACAATTATCCTCAGGTGAGAAACTATCAGAACTCAAGCTGGAGGTATCATTACTGTGGGAGATTTGGACACATAAGACCTTATTGTTTCAAGCTTTATGGATATCCACAATTCCAAGCTCAACCGAGTGCCAAGAAGAAGTATACTTTTGTTAAGAGCAAGTGGAAGCCAAGAGTTGATGCTAAAGCACTCATTGCGTACACATCTCTTCGTGCATCATCAAGGGAAGATTGGTACTTAGATAGTGGATGCTCCAAGCATATGACAGGTGTGAAAAGCTATCTTGAAGACATGGAACCACACTCTAAAAGCTTTGTCACGTTTGGAGATGGAGCAAAAGGGAGAATCAAAGGTGTTGGAAAGCTTGCTGATTCAGGATCTCCAAAACTTGAAAAGGTGTTATTAGTGGAAGGATTGACTGCTAACCTAATCAGTATTAGTCAGCTGTGTGATCAAGGTCTGAAAGTGGTGTTATGTGACTTAGAGTGTgttgttaaaaataaaaacaaggaTGTGGTTATGAGAGGAGAAAGATCAAAGGACAATTGCTATATGTGGACAGATCAGAAAAAATCTCTAGTGTCAAGATGTCTtgtaactaaagaagatgaagttaaATTGTGGCATCAAAAACTAGGTCATCTGAATTTGAAAAGCATGAAGAAGATAGTTACTGAAGATGCAATTAGGGGGATGCCCAAACTCAAGATTTAGGAAGGAAAAGTTTAAGGAGAATGTCAAATTGGAAAACAAGTTCGCATGTCGCACCATCCGGTTCAACATCTGACAACTTCCAAAGCTCTTGAACTACTTCATATGGAACTGATGGGACCTATGCAGGTTGAAAGTTtaggaggaaagaagtatgttTTTGTTTGCGTGGATGACTTTTCAAGGTTCACATGGGTTAACTTCATTAGAGAAAAATCTGAAACTTTTGAAGTGTTCAAGGATCTCTGTCTTCGTGTTCAAAGAGAAAAAGGAAGTGACATTATaaaaatcagaagtgatcatggtaaAGAATTTGAAAATGGACAATTCCTTGAATTTTGTGCTGCAGAAGGAATCAAACATGAGTTCTCTGCTCCTATTACTCCACAGCAAAATGGGGtggttgaaaggaagaacagaactttACAG
This is a stretch of genomic DNA from Lotus japonicus ecotype B-129 chromosome 1, LjGifu_v1.2. It encodes these proteins:
- the LOC130731662 gene encoding uncharacterized protein LOC130731662, encoding MDNSLEGGSVNRPPIMDGTNCDYWKARMTAFLKSIDSKTWKAIVKGWKHPVITPKEGETSTEGGKLKPEEDWNKDEDEEALGNHKALNAIFNGVDKNMFRLINTCTVAKEAWDILKTAHEGTYRVRMPRLQILTTQFENLKMKEDETITDFHMTLRDMENSSFALGERMSEEKLLRKILRSLPKRFQMKVTAIEEAQDISSLKVDELIGSLMTFELSQDDKPDKKHKNIAFVSNTEADDDLSENESGESVSDTIAFLARKFNKVLKRLEKRSKPNV